Proteins from one Pantoea cypripedii genomic window:
- a CDS encoding aspartate aminotransferase family protein, with protein MKALPKGFRGDMANGFNPATTETLAAPVRQHIEQRTRLLGPAYRLFYSEPVEISRGEGVLLYDKQGNEYLDAYNNVVSVGHCHPKIIAAITAQMTKVCTHTRYMQDGILKYAEELLQTTDPVMRSSGHMMFTCTGSESNDLAMRIARHYTGKTGVIVTKEAYHGNSWLTAGFSPSLGKKSNLDPFLRTVDAPDSYRVPQDQIGAIMARQVAAQIEDMERHGGGFAAFIADSLFSSDGLYADPTDLLSQVAEVVHAAGGLMICDEVQSGFGRSGTHMWGHQRHNVQPDIITMGKPMGNGYPVAGIMVRHDIVESFGRDMRYFNTFGGNSVAIAAAQATLDVIREEQLMENAIAVGDFLLDGFKDIASRHEQLGDVRGCGLYFGLEMVKDRETKETDIDTALALVNQLRKQRVLISATGSDANILKIRPPLVFQKNHATRLLEEVEKAFTAL; from the coding sequence ATGAAAGCGTTACCTAAAGGTTTTCGTGGCGATATGGCCAATGGATTTAACCCCGCCACGACTGAAACTTTGGCGGCACCTGTGCGTCAGCATATTGAACAACGCACCCGTTTACTGGGTCCGGCATATCGCCTCTTTTACAGTGAACCCGTCGAGATTAGCCGGGGAGAAGGGGTATTACTGTATGACAAACAAGGTAATGAGTACCTGGATGCATACAACAACGTCGTATCCGTAGGCCACTGCCATCCCAAAATCATCGCCGCCATCACGGCGCAAATGACGAAGGTGTGTACGCATACCCGATATATGCAGGATGGGATCCTGAAATATGCGGAAGAGCTGCTGCAAACAACTGACCCTGTCATGCGTTCCAGTGGCCACATGATGTTTACCTGCACCGGTTCCGAATCCAACGATCTGGCGATGCGTATCGCACGGCATTACACCGGGAAAACCGGTGTCATCGTGACGAAAGAGGCTTACCACGGTAACTCATGGCTGACGGCCGGATTCTCTCCATCGTTGGGTAAAAAATCTAATCTTGACCCGTTCTTACGTACCGTTGATGCACCAGATTCCTATCGCGTCCCCCAGGACCAGATTGGTGCCATTATGGCGCGTCAGGTTGCGGCACAGATCGAAGATATGGAACGCCACGGGGGTGGATTTGCGGCCTTTATTGCCGATTCCCTGTTCTCTTCTGACGGCCTCTATGCAGACCCGACCGACCTTCTCTCCCAGGTTGCCGAAGTCGTTCATGCAGCAGGTGGTCTGATGATTTGTGATGAAGTGCAGTCGGGCTTTGGTCGCTCAGGCACCCACATGTGGGGCCACCAGCGCCATAACGTACAACCGGATATTATTACAATGGGCAAACCGATGGGTAACGGCTATCCCGTTGCTGGCATTATGGTTCGCCATGACATAGTAGAAAGTTTTGGTCGTGACATGCGTTATTTCAACACTTTTGGTGGCAACAGCGTCGCGATTGCTGCCGCTCAGGCCACCCTTGATGTGATCAGGGAAGAACAGCTGATGGAGAACGCTATCGCTGTTGGCGATTTCCTGCTGGACGGTTTCAAAGATATCGCCTCACGCCATGAACAACTGGGTGATGTGCGTGGGTGTGGCCTCTATTTTGGTCTGGAAATGGTGAAAGACCGTGAAACCAAAGAGACGGATATCGATACTGCACTGGCGCTGGTCAATCAGTTACGTAAACAACGCGTGTTGATTTCTGCTACCGGGTCCGATGCCAATATCCTGAAAATTCGTCCTCCGTTAGTCTTCCAGAAAAATCATGCCACCCGACTGTTGGAAGAGGTAGAAAAAGCCTTTACTGCGCTCTGA
- a CDS encoding phosphotransferase, whose protein sequence is MGESTISTTMRLTGSLEGDLAAPFVSVSDGEAVALASEHFGLHGSVRRFATEKDDTFMLTTHDGERYTVKVANPSEPRSVLDFQIELVNHVNHNDPTLPVPENFRGLNGAYISDVLTSAGEKRMMRVMSFLPGTPRAKTTGNRQQREHTGELLAKLRHATATFSHPSDSRILAWDVSHLLNLLPLLSYVDDANHRQMLTYALRRFSAIEPLIKKGRYQVLHNDFNTSNILISDKQPEKVSGIIDFGDAVRTTVAVDVSTALMNQLTQPDASYSNDIFHEARDILRGYLRFADLSEEELELIPHLAMGRVATRALLTCWRSTLFPENSEYIMRNTAPGWGHLEWFLAHSMEEVSTLLLPSYQSSLRGTE, encoded by the coding sequence ATGGGAGAGAGTACCATTTCAACAACCATGAGACTGACCGGTTCTCTTGAGGGGGACCTGGCCGCACCGTTTGTCAGCGTGTCAGATGGCGAGGCGGTTGCATTAGCCTCTGAGCATTTTGGTTTACATGGAAGTGTCAGACGCTTTGCCACCGAAAAAGACGACACTTTTATGCTCACGACACATGACGGGGAACGATATACAGTAAAAGTCGCCAACCCCAGCGAACCGCGCTCAGTGCTCGATTTTCAGATTGAGCTGGTCAACCATGTTAACCATAACGACCCGACACTCCCTGTTCCGGAAAACTTCCGTGGTCTGAACGGCGCTTACATCAGCGATGTCCTTACCTCTGCGGGTGAGAAACGCATGATGCGAGTAATGAGTTTCTTACCTGGCACGCCAAGAGCCAAAACAACCGGTAACCGGCAGCAACGCGAGCATACGGGGGAACTACTGGCAAAGCTGCGTCATGCCACAGCAACATTCTCACATCCCTCCGATTCCAGAATCCTCGCCTGGGATGTCAGCCATCTCCTGAATCTGCTGCCTCTGCTCAGCTATGTTGACGACGCGAATCATCGTCAAATGCTGACCTATGCATTGCGACGCTTTTCTGCGATTGAGCCTCTGATTAAAAAAGGGCGATATCAGGTGCTACATAACGACTTTAATACTTCAAACATCCTGATCTCTGACAAACAACCCGAGAAAGTCAGCGGCATTATCGACTTTGGTGACGCCGTCAGAACCACAGTGGCTGTTGATGTATCGACTGCGTTGATGAATCAACTGACTCAGCCTGACGCCAGCTACAGCAATGATATTTTCCACGAAGCACGAGATATTCTGCGCGGCTATCTGCGCTTCGCTGACCTGAGTGAAGAGGAACTTGAACTCATCCCACACCTCGCGATGGGCCGGGTTGCCACACGTGCGTTACTGACCTGTTGGCGCTCAACGCTGTTTCCCGAAAACAGTGAGTACATTATGCGCAATACGGCACCCGGCTGGGGGCATCTCGAATGGTTCCTCGCGCACTCTATGGAAGAGGTTTCCACTCTGCTACTACCGTCTTATCAATCATCATTAAGGGGCACAGAATAA
- a CDS encoding NAD-dependent succinate-semialdehyde dehydrogenase — translation MYLELKRKELLVTQNFIGGVWQDAYQGEVFDIVNPATLDVIASVPASTEEDAKLAMQKAADAFTSWKTQTARTRSVILKKWNQLILDNKEDLGKLISTEQGKPLAEAIGEVVYASSYVEWFAEEALRINGDIMQPPVANRMTFALKEAVGVVAAITPWNFPAAMIARKLAPALAAGCTVVAKPAEDTPLTSLALVKLAEEAGIPAGVINIVTSPRTNTPAVVNVWLESPVIRKVTFTGSTLVGKTLAEKSAATLKKLSLELGGNAPFIVFEDADLDIAVESYMVAKFRNAGQTCVSPNRLYVHTSVHDVFLKKLSERVMALKVGPASEPDSQIGPMINQRAIDKIESHIKDALNKGARIICGGFRVKDDKCAGPLYFAPTILDSVNASMECSCEETFGPVVAVSQFEEEAEAIALANDSAYGLASYIQTQDNRRIWRMAKALETGIIGINEGGIADPIAPFGGIKESGYGREGSKYGLDDFMHIKYLCQGQLY, via the coding sequence ATGTACTTAGAACTCAAGAGAAAAGAGCTGCTTGTTACGCAAAACTTCATTGGTGGTGTGTGGCAGGATGCTTATCAGGGGGAGGTATTTGACATCGTCAATCCTGCCACTCTGGATGTGATTGCTTCTGTACCCGCCAGTACAGAGGAAGATGCAAAACTTGCAATGCAGAAAGCAGCTGATGCCTTCACTTCATGGAAGACCCAAACGGCTCGCACCCGTTCTGTGATACTGAAAAAATGGAACCAGCTTATTCTCGATAATAAGGAGGACCTGGGTAAGCTCATCTCTACCGAGCAAGGAAAGCCGCTGGCAGAGGCAATCGGGGAAGTGGTTTACGCCTCAAGTTATGTCGAATGGTTTGCAGAGGAAGCCTTACGCATTAATGGCGATATCATGCAGCCGCCAGTGGCTAACCGTATGACCTTTGCCTTAAAAGAGGCTGTCGGTGTGGTAGCGGCTATCACGCCGTGGAATTTCCCTGCGGCGATGATTGCCAGAAAACTTGCACCGGCCCTTGCTGCGGGATGTACCGTGGTCGCCAAACCGGCAGAAGATACACCGCTAACTTCTTTAGCGCTGGTTAAACTGGCGGAAGAGGCTGGGATCCCCGCAGGAGTTATCAATATCGTGACGTCGCCGCGTACCAATACACCGGCAGTGGTTAATGTCTGGTTAGAATCTCCGGTGATACGAAAAGTGACGTTTACCGGCTCCACGCTGGTGGGTAAAACGCTGGCGGAAAAGAGTGCAGCGACCCTGAAGAAACTCTCGCTTGAACTGGGAGGGAACGCACCCTTTATCGTTTTTGAGGATGCGGATTTGGATATCGCGGTTGAGAGTTATATGGTGGCGAAATTCAGGAATGCGGGGCAGACCTGTGTGTCACCTAACAGGTTGTATGTTCACACCTCAGTACATGACGTGTTTCTGAAAAAATTATCCGAACGTGTTATGGCATTGAAGGTTGGGCCAGCAAGTGAGCCTGACTCACAAATCGGGCCAATGATTAACCAACGCGCGATTGATAAAATTGAGTCGCATATCAAGGATGCACTGAATAAAGGTGCACGCATTATTTGTGGCGGATTCAGAGTTAAAGACGACAAATGCGCCGGGCCTTTATATTTTGCTCCAACTATTCTTGATAGCGTGAATGCATCAATGGAGTGCAGCTGCGAAGAGACGTTTGGTCCTGTGGTTGCTGTGAGTCAGTTTGAGGAGGAGGCAGAGGCGATCGCGCTGGCTAATGACTCTGCATATGGACTGGCATCCTACATTCAGACCCAGGACAATCGCCGCATCTGGCGGATGGCGAAGGCGCTTGAAACGGGTATTATCGGTATTAATGAAGGGGGGATTGCTGATCCCATCGCTCCGTTTGGTGGCATCAAGGAGTCAGGCTATGGCCGTGAAGGGTCAAAGTATGGCCTGGATGATTTCATGCACATCAAATATCTCTGCCAGGGCCAACTTTACTAG
- a CDS encoding GntR family transcriptional regulator, translating into MALKRVITPVNKSSVEARATKALRDFILSGSLQPGERIIETELSEKMSIARATLRVSLARLAAEGLVVKTPYTSWEIRSLTADDAWELWTLRASLESLAVRLAAENMTHDLRQRIEDAMTGLIHACASGDVIKASEGDLGLHRTIIESVGHNRLANHYRLVEQQVRLYIETSNSLMINNLGGIVDQHIPMIDALLAGDAENAAREAWLHNQSEGGKLVAWLHQKQRIAGAGK; encoded by the coding sequence GTGGCGTTAAAAAGGGTAATAACCCCTGTCAATAAAAGTTCAGTTGAAGCTCGAGCAACGAAAGCGTTACGCGACTTTATTCTCTCCGGCTCGTTGCAGCCGGGTGAACGTATCATTGAGACTGAATTGTCAGAGAAAATGTCGATCGCCAGGGCGACACTTCGTGTCAGTTTAGCCAGGCTGGCCGCAGAAGGGTTGGTGGTGAAAACACCCTATACCAGTTGGGAAATCAGATCACTGACGGCTGATGATGCCTGGGAACTCTGGACGCTGAGAGCGAGTCTGGAAAGTCTGGCGGTGCGACTGGCGGCAGAGAATATGACCCATGACCTGAGACAACGTATTGAAGATGCGATGACCGGGTTAATCCATGCCTGTGCCAGCGGCGATGTGATAAAAGCGAGCGAAGGCGATTTAGGACTGCATCGCACAATCATTGAATCCGTGGGACATAACCGATTAGCGAATCATTACCGGCTGGTTGAGCAACAGGTAAGATTGTATATCGAAACCAGTAACTCTCTGATGATTAATAATCTGGGTGGGATTGTTGATCAGCATATTCCAATGATTGATGCCTTACTGGCTGGTGATGCAGAGAATGCGGCCCGTGAAGCCTGGTTACATAATCAAAGTGAGGGCGGGAAACTGGTTGCCTGGTTGCATCAGAAACAGAGAATTGCGGGTGCGGGTAAATAA
- a CDS encoding CoA-acylating methylmalonate-semialdehyde dehydrogenase, which produces MNDITSANTHTLIGHYINGEFIQPADSPRSAVYNPATGESNSEVLLANVKTVDEAVKAAQAAYPAWAETSALRRSRVMFKFKELLDRDHKILAEMITREHGKVFSDAMGEVTRGIEVVEFACGAPALLRTEFSDNIGGGIDNWNLRQSLGVCAGITPFNFPVMVPLWMIPMALVTGNTFILKPSERDPSASLHIAKLLTEAGLPAGVFNVVQGDKAAVDALLQHDDVAAVSFVGSTPIAQYIYEEGTRRGKRVQALGGAKNHMIIMPDADLDMAADALMGAAYGSAGERCMAISIAVAVGDVADKLNEKLLSRIAKLKISNGMESSADMGPLVTAVHKDKVLGYIESGIKEGATLLADGRNCQADPTGKGFFVGATLFDNVSTDMKIYKEEIFGPVLGMVRVASFSDAVALINAHEFGNGVSCFTSDGGVARAFARQIKVGMVGINVPIPVPMAWHSFGGWKRSLFGDHHAYGEEGLRFYTRYKSIMQRWPDSITKGAEFSMPVAK; this is translated from the coding sequence ATGAACGATATAACATCTGCAAACACCCATACCCTGATTGGGCATTATATTAATGGTGAGTTTATTCAACCTGCCGACAGCCCGCGTTCGGCCGTTTATAATCCGGCTACCGGTGAAAGCAACAGTGAAGTTTTACTGGCCAATGTAAAAACAGTCGATGAAGCAGTGAAAGCCGCACAAGCCGCCTATCCTGCCTGGGCCGAAACCTCTGCTCTGCGTCGTAGCCGCGTGATGTTTAAGTTTAAAGAATTGCTTGATCGTGACCATAAGATTCTGGCTGAGATGATCACCCGTGAGCATGGCAAAGTCTTCTCTGATGCAATGGGCGAAGTGACCCGTGGCATTGAAGTGGTGGAGTTTGCCTGTGGTGCACCGGCCCTGCTGCGTACCGAATTCAGCGACAACATCGGCGGTGGCATCGATAACTGGAATCTGCGCCAGTCTCTTGGCGTATGTGCGGGCATCACGCCGTTCAACTTTCCGGTGATGGTACCATTGTGGATGATCCCTATGGCACTGGTAACCGGTAACACCTTTATCCTCAAACCTTCCGAGCGCGATCCTTCTGCCAGCCTGCATATTGCCAAACTGCTGACAGAAGCGGGTTTACCGGCAGGGGTGTTCAATGTTGTTCAGGGTGATAAAGCCGCTGTTGATGCCCTGCTGCAACATGACGATGTCGCAGCCGTTTCCTTCGTTGGCTCTACACCGATTGCGCAATACATCTATGAAGAAGGCACGCGCCGTGGCAAACGTGTGCAGGCGCTTGGTGGTGCTAAAAACCACATGATCATCATGCCTGACGCAGATCTGGATATGGCGGCGGATGCCCTGATGGGTGCGGCTTACGGTTCTGCGGGTGAACGCTGCATGGCAATTTCAATAGCGGTCGCTGTCGGCGACGTTGCTGATAAGCTTAATGAGAAGCTGCTGTCACGCATTGCGAAGCTGAAGATTAGCAATGGTATGGAATCCAGCGCAGACATGGGCCCGCTGGTAACCGCAGTCCATAAAGATAAAGTGCTTGGTTATATTGAGTCCGGCATTAAAGAGGGCGCGACCCTGCTGGCTGATGGTCGTAACTGCCAGGCGGATCCGACGGGAAAAGGATTCTTCGTCGGTGCCACATTGTTCGACAACGTAAGTACGGATATGAAAATCTATAAAGAAGAGATTTTCGGACCGGTGCTGGGTATGGTACGCGTCGCCAGTTTCTCCGATGCCGTTGCACTGATTAATGCCCATGAGTTTGGCAACGGCGTGTCATGCTTTACCTCTGACGGCGGTGTGGCTCGAGCCTTTGCCCGTCAGATTAAGGTCGGTATGGTGGGAATTAACGTTCCGATTCCGGTTCCGATGGCATGGCATTCATTTGGCGGCTGGAAACGCTCACTGTTTGGTGACCACCATGCTTATGGGGAAGAAGGATTACGATTCTATACTCGCTATAAAAGTATCATGCAACGCTGGCCAGATAGTATTACTAAGGGTGCTGAATTCAGCATGCCAGTAGCGAAATAA
- a CDS encoding gamma-glutamyltransferase family protein, whose amino-acid sequence MNWDLPFSSGRQPVLGRNVVATSQPLAAQAGAATFERGGNAIDAALATAITLTVVEPVMNGIGGDGFALIWDGTELHGLNSSGRSPAGWTPERFAGLDAMPYRGWETVTVPGQVAGWIALSRKFGRLPFKDLFIDAIRYAREGFPVSPVISRQWAQSVKELHMQPGFDAFMINGRAPKTGEIWRFPEQADTLEEIANTEGESFYNGRLAQCIADFAAQHNAVLTREDLAAHQSEWVKPISVDFQGHKVHQIPPNGQGISALIALGLLENLPYKETQPGSAERMHLEIEAMRVAFADLHHHIADADHMRIDPLSLLDKEYLAERAKTIDLNLRGNHTAGVPKTSGTVYLCAADEEGRMISYIQSNYRGFGSGVVVPGTGISLHNRGYGFVTTPGHVNQVGPSKRPLHSIIPAFLTKDDKPVMAFGVMGGNMQAQGHVQMMLRSIMEGHNPQACSDAPRWRITDDAVLTLEPTVSPEVIEGLKSMGHEPEVLQPGNLDFGSAQLAQRLEQDESTEGVAYVAGSDHRRDGLAIAK is encoded by the coding sequence ATGAACTGGGATTTACCTTTTTCATCAGGCCGACAACCGGTATTGGGCCGCAACGTGGTTGCGACTTCGCAGCCACTGGCAGCACAAGCAGGCGCGGCAACCTTTGAACGTGGCGGTAACGCCATCGATGCTGCTCTTGCAACGGCCATCACTCTCACCGTAGTAGAGCCTGTAATGAACGGTATCGGTGGTGATGGGTTTGCGCTGATATGGGACGGCACCGAGTTACACGGGTTAAACAGTTCAGGACGTTCGCCGGCTGGCTGGACACCAGAACGTTTTGCTGGCCTTGACGCTATGCCCTACCGCGGTTGGGAAACAGTGACTGTGCCAGGCCAGGTTGCAGGCTGGATTGCACTCTCGCGCAAGTTTGGTCGCCTGCCTTTCAAAGACTTATTTATCGATGCCATTCGTTACGCACGTGAAGGTTTCCCGGTCAGCCCGGTGATTTCACGCCAGTGGGCGCAGTCGGTTAAAGAGCTGCATATGCAGCCCGGTTTCGATGCCTTTATGATCAATGGCCGCGCGCCGAAAACCGGAGAGATCTGGCGTTTTCCTGAGCAAGCCGACACGCTGGAAGAGATTGCGAATACTGAAGGTGAGTCTTTCTACAATGGGCGTCTGGCCCAATGCATCGCTGATTTTGCTGCTCAGCATAACGCCGTATTAACGCGCGAAGATCTTGCCGCACATCAAAGTGAATGGGTCAAACCGATTTCAGTCGATTTCCAGGGGCACAAGGTTCATCAAATTCCACCTAACGGCCAGGGTATTTCCGCCCTGATTGCGCTGGGGTTACTGGAAAACCTCCCGTATAAAGAGACGCAACCAGGCTCTGCCGAACGCATGCACCTGGAAATTGAAGCCATGCGTGTAGCCTTTGCTGATTTGCATCACCATATTGCTGATGCAGACCATATGCGCATTGATCCGCTGTCGTTGTTGGATAAAGAGTATCTGGCAGAACGAGCGAAAACTATTGACCTCAATTTACGTGGCAACCACACCGCCGGTGTGCCGAAAACCAGTGGCACCGTGTACCTGTGCGCCGCCGATGAAGAAGGCCGAATGATCTCCTATATTCAGTCTAACTATCGTGGTTTTGGTTCAGGTGTCGTGGTACCAGGTACTGGAATCTCGCTGCATAACCGTGGTTATGGCTTTGTCACCACACCGGGGCATGTTAATCAGGTTGGCCCCTCTAAGCGGCCTTTACACAGCATTATTCCGGCTTTTCTGACCAAAGATGACAAACCGGTCATGGCCTTTGGCGTAATGGGTGGAAACATGCAGGCGCAGGGCCATGTTCAGATGATGTTACGCAGCATCATGGAAGGCCATAACCCGCAGGCATGTTCAGACGCACCGCGCTGGCGCATTACCGACGATGCGGTTCTCACACTGGAGCCCACCGTTTCGCCTGAAGTCATTGAAGGCCTGAAGAGCATGGGGCATGAACCTGAAGTTCTCCAGCCAGGCAATCTGGACTTTGGCAGCGCACAGCTTGCTCAGCGTCTTGAACAGGACGAGTCAACCGAGGGCGTAGCTTACGTCGCAGGTTCTGATCATCGTCGTGATGGTTTAGCCATCGCTAAATAA
- a CDS encoding aspartate aminotransferase family protein, with protein sequence MTTAKPNAPRGKMNNAFNPNDLDHLDAETRKQVERRMRLLGPSYRLFYSNPVEISKAKGVLLWDKNGNEYLDAYNNVVSIGHGHPRVIKAVAEQMEKLCTHTRYVSENILNFAEKLLGTFGGRIGETGHAMFTCTGSEANDLAIRIAKHYTGKNGIIVTSEAYHGNSDMTASFSPSLGENSALGTWVRRVTAPDSYRLPPEKIGQILAEQVREQIKDLERHGDGLAAFVVDSLFTSDGIYPYPKDVLAPVAEVVKEAGGLFIADEVQCGFGRCGDAMWGYQRHGIDPDIVTMGKPMGNGYPVAGIAVAPEVVAEFGRDMRYFNTFGGNTVAIAAATATFDVIVEEKLMENCAKVGDIILEGLQLMAKRYPQIGDVRGVGLYLGVEIISDAANKTPDQKTATTLVNALRDRRVLISATGFHGNVLKIRPPLVFTAENAERLLAEIDAVFASL encoded by the coding sequence ATGACAACTGCTAAGCCGAATGCACCTCGTGGCAAAATGAACAATGCATTTAACCCTAACGATCTCGACCACCTCGATGCAGAAACCCGCAAACAGGTCGAGCGTCGCATGCGTTTACTGGGACCGTCGTATCGCTTGTTCTACAGCAACCCGGTGGAAATCAGTAAAGCAAAAGGCGTGCTGCTTTGGGATAAAAACGGCAACGAATACCTCGATGCATATAACAACGTTGTCTCCATTGGACACGGCCACCCCCGCGTCATTAAGGCCGTGGCTGAGCAGATGGAAAAATTGTGTACCCACACGCGCTACGTGAGTGAAAACATCCTGAATTTCGCCGAAAAATTGCTGGGCACTTTCGGGGGCCGTATCGGTGAAACAGGTCACGCGATGTTTACCTGTACGGGTTCTGAAGCAAACGACCTGGCCATCCGTATTGCCAAACACTATACCGGCAAGAACGGCATTATCGTGACGTCTGAGGCTTATCACGGCAACTCCGACATGACGGCGTCATTTTCTCCTTCTCTCGGTGAAAACTCCGCTCTGGGAACCTGGGTCCGTCGCGTGACTGCACCAGACTCCTATCGTCTGCCTCCAGAGAAGATTGGTCAGATCCTGGCTGAACAGGTTCGCGAGCAAATTAAAGATCTTGAACGTCACGGTGACGGTCTGGCCGCGTTTGTGGTTGATTCCCTCTTCACCTCGGATGGTATCTATCCCTATCCGAAAGATGTGCTGGCGCCGGTTGCTGAAGTGGTGAAAGAAGCCGGTGGCCTGTTTATCGCTGATGAAGTGCAATGTGGCTTTGGCCGCTGCGGTGATGCCATGTGGGGTTACCAGCGTCATGGTATCGATCCGGATATCGTCACGATGGGCAAACCGATGGGGAATGGCTATCCGGTCGCGGGTATCGCTGTCGCTCCTGAAGTGGTTGCCGAGTTTGGCCGTGATATGCGTTATTTCAACACCTTTGGTGGTAACACCGTCGCGATCGCAGCGGCAACGGCCACCTTTGACGTTATCGTTGAAGAGAAGCTGATGGAGAATTGCGCCAAAGTGGGCGATATCATCCTGGAAGGCTTGCAGTTGATGGCAAAACGTTACCCGCAGATCGGTGATGTGCGTGGGGTTGGCCTGTATTTGGGCGTGGAGATCATCAGCGACGCCGCCAATAAAACACCTGATCAGAAAACCGCAACCACCCTTGTCAATGCGCTGCGTGATCGTCGTGTACTGATTTCTGCCACCGGCTTCCACGGTAACGTACTGAAAATTCGCCCGCCATTGGTGTTTACTGCAGAAAATGCAGAACGCCTGTTGGCTGAAATTGATGCTGTTTTTGCTTCACTGTAA
- a CDS encoding phosphotransferase, with protein sequence MSNDEAVQLAAREYSVSATAQRLDTEKDDTFLLKTSEGEKFILKVANPSEDAEEIDFQTELLQYITEHDSSLPVPRTVTSVSGELHPNITDLAGQVRQVRLMTYLEGTPLDRTSSTSSEREHIGEILGRLRLACKGFSHLGDSRVLAWDVQHLKELQHLLPEIADDEQRAMLELGMKRYLTLLPRIRALRTQVLHNDFSQSNIVVDHEAPNFVTGIIDFGDAVKTAIAIDVSTALLNQLPRQAHGERGEDLFAAGKDVLKGYLRVTELTDEELELIPHLTMARVIARTLITHWRVKLFPENAPYIMRNTEQGWAQLRWFLSHSVEEVSASLKQVSALTE encoded by the coding sequence ATGAGTAATGATGAAGCTGTTCAGCTTGCAGCACGGGAGTATTCAGTCTCGGCGACAGCTCAGCGCCTCGACACCGAAAAAGATGACACCTTCCTGCTCAAAACGTCTGAAGGGGAAAAATTCATTCTTAAGGTCGCCAATCCGTCAGAAGATGCAGAGGAGATCGATTTTCAGACTGAGCTGCTGCAATACATAACTGAACATGACTCATCGCTACCAGTCCCTCGCACCGTTACGTCTGTCAGCGGTGAACTGCATCCCAATATCACAGACCTCGCCGGCCAGGTGCGTCAGGTACGCCTGATGACTTATCTTGAGGGCACGCCACTCGACCGCACCAGCTCAACCTCCTCTGAACGCGAACATATTGGTGAAATCCTCGGGCGTCTGCGTCTTGCCTGTAAGGGTTTCTCGCATCTCGGTGATTCGCGCGTTCTGGCCTGGGATGTGCAGCACCTTAAAGAGCTACAACATTTGCTGCCAGAGATTGCCGATGACGAACAACGCGCCATGCTGGAGCTGGGTATGAAGCGATATCTGACACTGCTCCCGCGTATTCGCGCATTACGCACTCAGGTACTGCACAACGATTTCAGCCAGTCCAATATCGTGGTTGATCATGAAGCCCCTAATTTTGTCACCGGAATTATTGATTTTGGTGATGCCGTAAAAACAGCAATTGCGATTGATGTCTCCACCGCCCTGCTCAACCAGCTCCCACGCCAGGCTCACGGAGAGCGCGGTGAAGACCTGTTTGCGGCCGGCAAAGACGTACTGAAAGGTTATCTGAGAGTGACAGAGTTAACCGATGAAGAGCTGGAGTTAATCCCTCATCTGACGATGGCGCGAGTGATTGCCCGAACCCTGATCACACACTGGCGCGTAAAACTCTTCCCGGAAAATGCTCCTTACATCATGCGTAACACGGAACAAGGCTGGGCACAGTTGCGTTGGTTCCTGTCACATTCTGTAGAAGAAGTGTCCGCGTCATTGAAGCAAGTTAGCGCTCTGACTGAATAA
- a CDS encoding heme-binding protein, whose amino-acid sequence MMKSKLILDFATANAACVAAMGYAQKQGWNVAVAIVDDGGHPLVITRTDGTSPISVYIAQDKAKTAAISRRETAIFEQEINSGRFAFITAPIQGALEGGIPFIAQSQTVGAVGIAGVKPHQAAEVAKAAVESFNQSVSQSEES is encoded by the coding sequence ATGATGAAAAGTAAGTTGATCCTGGATTTCGCCACCGCCAATGCGGCCTGTGTTGCAGCGATGGGGTATGCGCAGAAACAGGGATGGAATGTCGCAGTGGCGATTGTCGACGATGGCGGTCATCCACTGGTCATAACCCGTACCGATGGCACTTCGCCAATCAGTGTTTACATCGCTCAGGATAAGGCAAAAACAGCCGCCATATCCCGTCGCGAGACGGCCATTTTCGAGCAGGAAATCAATAGCGGACGTTTTGCGTTTATTACTGCACCGATACAGGGCGCTCTTGAGGGCGGCATCCCTTTCATTGCACAGTCACAAACCGTTGGCGCAGTTGGCATCGCTGGTGTAAAGCCACATCAGGCTGCCGAGGTGGCAAAAGCGGCGGTCGAGTCTTTTAACCAATCGGTGAGCCAGAGCGAGGAGAGTTAA